Sequence from the Drosophila innubila isolate TH190305 chromosome 3L unlocalized genomic scaffold, UK_Dinn_1.0 0_D_3L, whole genome shotgun sequence genome:
CTCTGCGGTGTACTTGACGGAGGCATTTCCATTGGCAGTGAAGCCCTACTTTGTGGCAATCGTCTATATACTTGAGCTGCTTATCAGGATCGGTCCTTGCTGTTTCAAGACATCGCACAATGATATTGCCGTATACTTTTATGTCTTGGGTGGCATGTCAATTAGCTTCTTCCTCTTGGGCATCTTTTCTTTACCAGAGACGAAACTGACGACACTGGCCCAGGCTCACAGAAAAATCCGCAAGTGGTTCAACGAGGAtttctgaaataaataattaaataatctaATAAATCATCATGTAAACTATTCTATACATGCACACAGTTGTTACACCTCTAAAATTCCAAGTTAtcagaaaaatcaaaatatttttgtatctttttcagatattaatgtataaatatatactttttttttaactgtaaAACAATCAAATACAATACATCTTGGCACTCGtgtattaaacattttactgcCACCATAACTGATCGTATCAAGTTGTGATAAGTTTCAGGTAGTCGATAGTCTATTTGGCATAACCTGCCATAACCTGGCTAACCATGACTAATTTACCTTGAATTGTCCACTCAATAAACAGCAATCGATATATGTTATGACTCTTGCAATGGGGAAGCACAGAACATATACTCAACATTTAGACTATATGTTAAATGAAGTATTCGAATTCCTATTCtattcatttgatttggcTTGCCGAGCTTAGCTATATTTTATGAACACCTTGATAACCTCTTTTATCACCAATTggcatttgaaatgttcttcaACGCGCTGCTTATCAGAGCTTATCAGTAATGTGATAGTTGCTTATCTAGGCTGCCTATCAATTTCGATGATTTCTTAGCCAAAATACGTCAAAAACAGCTAACTGTGGGTACGAGCTTTCAGTTTCCATCAGTAAGCGGGCAGAACAGGTTCAAAAGTCCGttaaaaaatacgaaatgCAAAACGACAAATTTATGCCTCCAGAGGCACCGACTCATGGATACCCGGCACAGGGAGAACCACAGCATGGATACCCCCAGCAAGGATACCCACAGCAAGGATACCCACAGCAAGGATATCCTCCGCAAGGATACCCACAACCAACTTATCCTGCTCAGAACTATGCACCACCACCACAGGGCTTCAACCCACCGCCACCACAGCACTACGGGCCACCTCCACAGATCTATGtcccaccaccaccaccactacAAACACTGCCGCAAGCAACAGTTGTGGTAGCATCCAACCAGCGGAGCAAACCACAATCAAACGCTGTGGGCGCAGGTGAGTTAAATCACAGGGAATTTTGTCAGCtggcaataaaatataacttcaACCGATAAGATTGGCCATGTCAATTGGACAGTTTCCGGCTTACGTGCAAATTTCATTAGAACTTGTCAGTTATTTGTCCCTCAATGGTTTTCGGAAATTCCTTAAAAAAGTGAGAATATACTGAAAATTCTTTCATTCCAGCTGCACTTATCTTTATGTCGGGTGGCATGAACATTGCATGGAGCGTGGGTTTTCGTAGTTTCGCGTATGCACTTGTACCACAGCATACATATGTAGCCTGGTTTATTGCCGTCATCATTGGAGCAGTAATAAGTTTTTTTCTCACCAATAAAGTGCCCAAGAAAATTGTGCTGGTAAGTACATCATAATTTTAGCTTCTATATGTATCTTCTCTATTGTTATGATCTGATTTTCACAGGTTGTCTCTTCGCTTCTTGTGTTAATCGCAGGAATTACAAGAGCAGCGACTAGGTACAACCTTCAGGCCGTTGAGGCGTGTCTCTATCTTGATGGTATTGCCAATGGGTTGACCTTTGCCCCAGCAATGGCGTTGGCCGGAGAGATAGCAGTGTCTTACAAGCGTGGTTCGATTACTGCATCCGTTGAGCATATGAGCTACACACTGGGATTCTTTATTCAGATCGTATATACCGAATCCTGGACTGAAGGCAATGCGTATTACTATAACTCCTTTACGTCCGATCAAATGCATGGCGTTCTCTCGGCGATTTATGGACTGATTGCTCTAATAATTGCCGCACTCTTTTGCATTGAATCTCCAGTGATCATGCTGGCCAATGGACACGAGCAGCAAGCCATTGAGGCACTGCGGCG
This genomic interval carries:
- the LOC117788591 gene encoding sugar transport protein 2-like isoform X3, encoding MQNDKFMPPEAPTHGYPAQGEPQHGYPQQGYPQQGYPQQGYPPQGYPQPTYPAQNYAPPPQGFNPPPPQHYGPPPQIYVPPPPPLQTLPQATVVVASNQRSKPQSNAVGAAALIFMSGGMNIAWSVGFRSFAYALVPQHTYVAWFIAVIIGAVISFFLTNKVPKKIVLVVSSLLVLIAGITRAATRYNLQAVEACLYLDGIANGLTFAPAMALAGEIAVSYKRGSITASVEHMSYTLGFFIQIVYTESWTEGNAYYYNSFTSDQMHGVLSAIYGLIALIIAALFCIESPVIMLANGHEQQAIEALRRLQRPNIITTETYAQLEEHKRYLAQNKNLSTNDSIIQGLPALIRLIYLRVLSAMSLSTFVYYAVVISMVPNLTFRFYWEFLVFGACRCVATLITSLCMESAGRKKPTLLGLLVCGGFAFGIGNLISGIPYGPIDTIFYLICIFQIFAGIAFTASSAYLSEAFPLGVKQHYIGFTLIAEMLVFIIIACVKYSKEGHAIFFYFFGVLSVIGFVVGIFCLPETRRTTLREAQDKFKGIISRAF
- the LOC117788591 gene encoding sugar transport protein MST3-like isoform X1 gives rise to the protein MQNDKFMPPEAPTHGYPAQGEPQHGYPQQGYPQQGYPQQGYPPQGYPQPTYPAQNYAPPPQGFNPPPPQHYGPPPQIYVPPPPPLQTLPQATVVVASNQRSKPQSNAVGAAALIFMSGGMNIAWSVGFRSFAYALVPQHTYVAWFIAVIIGAVISFFLTNKVPKKIVLVVSSLLVLIAGITRAATRYNLQAVEACLYLDGIANGLTFAPAMALAGEIAVSYKRGSITASVEHMSYTLGFFIQIVYTESWTEGNAYYYNSFTSDQMHGVLSAIYGLIALIIAALFCIESPVIMLANGHEQQAIEALRRLQQPSVITTETYAQLEEHKRYLAHNKYLSICDSLVRGLPALIRLIILRALCAMSLSTFVYYALVVSMVPNLTVRFYWEFVVFGACRWVGTLITSFCLESVGRKKPTLIGLLVSGGLAYVIAYILKDLPYGPIESIFYLLCVFQLFAGVAFTASSAYLSEAFPLKVKQHYIGFTLIAEMLIYIITTCGKYTKVGHLFFFYYFAGLLLISFGMGILCLPETRRTTLREAQDKFKDMRVRPYFCRGISIC
- the LOC117788591 gene encoding sugar transport protein MST3-like isoform X2; the encoded protein is MQNDKFMPPEAPTHGYPAQGEPQHGYPQQGYPQQGYPQQGYPPQGYPQPTYPAQNYAPPPQGFNPPPPQHYGPPPQIYVPPPPPLQTLPQATVVVASNQRSKPQSNAVGAAALIFMSGGMNIAWSVGFRSFAYALVPQHTYVAWFIAVIIGAVISFFLTNKVPKKIVLVVSSLLVLIAGITRAATRYNLQAVEACLYLDGIANGLTFAPAMALAGEIAVSYKRGSITASVEHMSYTLGFFIQIVYTESWTEGNAYYYNSFTSDQMHGVLSAIYGLIALIIAALFCIESPVIMLANGHEQQAIEALRRLQQPSVITTETYAQLEEHKRYLAHNKYLSICDSLVRGLPALIRLIILRALCAMSLSTFVYYALVVSMVPNLTVRFYWEFVVFGACRWVGTLITSFCLESVGRKKPTLIGLLVSGGLAYVIAYILKDLPYGPIESIFYLLCVFQLFAGVAFTASSAYLSEAFPLKVKQHYIGFTLIAEMLIYIITTCGKYTKVGHLFFFYYFAGLLLISFGMGILCLPETRRTTLREAQDKFKDMRVRPYF